The Metabacillus sediminilitoris genome window below encodes:
- a CDS encoding response regulator transcription factor, whose protein sequence is MEENQFAKILVVDDEDRIRRLLRMYLEREKYEIEEAENGHEALELGLNNDYDLILLDIMMPGIDGIEVCKQLREKKATPIIMLTAKGEEANRVQGFEVGTDDYIVKPFSPREVVLRVKALLRRSSQTSYLKTDTKAKNVIVFPHLSIDHDAHRVTADGLEVSLTPKEYELLYFLAKTPDKVYDREKLLKEVWQYEFFGDLRTVDTHVKRLREKLSKVSPEAAKMIVTVWGVGYKFEVNNA, encoded by the coding sequence ATGGAAGAGAATCAATTTGCAAAAATTTTAGTGGTAGATGATGAAGATCGAATCAGACGACTTTTACGTATGTATTTAGAAAGAGAAAAATATGAAATCGAAGAAGCGGAAAATGGCCATGAGGCATTAGAGCTTGGCTTAAACAACGATTATGACCTTATTTTACTTGATATTATGATGCCAGGTATCGATGGTATTGAAGTGTGTAAACAACTTCGTGAGAAAAAAGCAACTCCAATCATTATGTTAACCGCTAAAGGTGAAGAAGCAAATCGTGTACAAGGATTTGAAGTAGGTACTGATGATTATATTGTAAAACCTTTTAGTCCAAGAGAAGTTGTATTAAGAGTTAAGGCTTTATTAAGAAGATCCTCACAAACTTCCTATTTAAAAACGGATACGAAAGCGAAAAATGTCATCGTTTTTCCGCATCTTTCAATTGATCATGATGCACATCGTGTAACAGCAGATGGTTTAGAAGTTAGTTTAACTCCTAAAGAATACGAACTGCTCTACTTTTTAGCAAAAACACCTGATAAGGTTTATGATCGTGAGAAGTTGTTAAAAGAAGTGTGGCAATATGAATTTTTTGGAGATCTGCGTACGGTTGATACACACGTAAAACGTCTTCGTGAAAAATTAAGTAAAGTATCCCCTGAAGCAGCAAAAATGATTGTTACAGTATGGGGAGTAGGCTATAAATTTGAGGTTAATAATGCATGA
- the ccsB gene encoding c-type cytochrome biogenesis protein CcsB, giving the protein MAELSSTLLEIAFILYLFAIFLFGGSIRDKRSKSDKMSKWTILAVVTTIAGFATQLGYFITRWIASGHAPVSNLYEFATAFGMMMVLAFIILFFIYKVAILGLFTLPIVILIIAYASMFPSEISPLIPSLQTHWLYIHVTTAALGQAILSISAIAGIIHLVKVVDQTKSTKKTFWLECVMYILVVALGFIIITSTFKAMDYQADFNWIDKNEQEAVMTFTLPALVGPHEGELVTEGKFEPLVELPAIISARKLNTVIWSVVVGSLLYGILRLVFRKRISASIQPFTKNVNLDLVDEIGYRSVAIGFPVFTLGALIFAMIWAQIAWTRFWGWDPKEVWALITFLFYAAYLHLRLSKGWHGEKSAWLAVIGFAIIMFNLIFVNLVIAGLHSYA; this is encoded by the coding sequence GTGGCGGAACTTAGTAGTACTTTATTAGAGATTGCTTTTATACTATACTTGTTTGCCATTTTCTTATTTGGCGGTTCCATCCGTGACAAACGGTCAAAATCAGATAAAATGAGTAAGTGGACAATACTTGCAGTGGTGACAACAATTGCCGGTTTTGCTACACAGCTTGGGTACTTTATTACGAGATGGATTGCTTCAGGGCATGCTCCGGTAAGTAATTTATATGAATTTGCAACTGCATTTGGCATGATGATGGTGCTTGCGTTCATTATTTTATTTTTCATTTACAAGGTAGCTATTTTAGGTTTATTTACTTTACCTATTGTTATCCTTATCATTGCATATGCGAGTATGTTTCCATCAGAAATTAGTCCGCTTATTCCATCATTGCAGACTCACTGGCTATACATACATGTAACAACTGCTGCTTTAGGACAAGCAATCTTATCAATAAGTGCGATTGCCGGAATTATACATCTTGTAAAGGTAGTTGATCAAACGAAATCTACAAAAAAAACATTTTGGTTAGAATGTGTCATGTATATACTAGTTGTTGCATTAGGGTTTATTATAATTACTAGCACATTTAAGGCGATGGATTATCAAGCAGATTTTAATTGGATAGATAAAAATGAGCAGGAAGCAGTAATGACATTTACTTTACCTGCATTAGTTGGTCCACATGAAGGAGAATTAGTAACAGAAGGGAAATTTGAACCGTTAGTAGAACTTCCCGCAATCATTTCAGCAAGAAAGCTGAATACGGTTATTTGGTCAGTTGTTGTCGGATCACTTCTTTATGGAATATTAAGATTGGTATTCCGAAAACGAATCTCAGCATCTATTCAACCATTTACGAAAAATGTAAACCTGGATTTAGTCGATGAAATCGGTTATCGGTCGGTTGCAATCGGTTTTCCGGTATTTACACTTGGGGCCTTAATTTTTGCAATGATATGGGCGCAAATCGCCTGGACTCGATTTTGGGGCTGGGATCCGAAAGAAGTTTGGGCACTTATTACATTTTTGTTTTATGCTGCATACTTACACCTTCGTCTCTCAAAGGGATGGCATGGTGAAAAATCAGCATGGCTTGCCGTGATTGGTTTTGCGATCATTATGTTTAACTTGATTTTTGTAAACTTAGTCATTGCTGGATTGCATTCATATGCATAG
- the resB gene encoding cytochrome c biogenesis protein ResB — protein sequence MNKVQCECGHINPEGTHLCESCGNPIGVKEIKDQQKLLDMKYEGTARRSQTYKKTIVDKIWNFFSSVKVGIWIIVLLLIASALGTVFPQEMYIPPTATPSEFYKDEYGVLGQLYYQLGFHNLYGSWWYMILVASLGISLVIASLDRFVPLYRVLKKQGVSRHNSFMKRQRLYSSTKTNEMNLELIKERLESSRYKVKEENGNLLAEKGRFSRWGPYVNHCGLIIFLIGGMLRFFPGMYVDEVLWLREGETQVIPGTDGQYYLENKKFTMETYEKDKENEVFSDAITRVGDGSIVKDFQSDVVLYERKGEFIHGEEPNLEKIKQAEIQVNEPLKFDRFSLYQVDYKLNELNKMTFSLIDKETEKAFGQVTVDLLNPQSTYDLGNGYKVELATYLPDFFFKDDGTPSTKTNVPNNPAFVFKMISPEKPEGETSFVAIQQTIEASGENQYKMKFEGVETKNLTALTVRKDLTLWVLGLGGAIFMIGVLQGSYWNHRRIWIKRNESEVLIAGHTNKNYFALAKELKKILEGTSLTLPIDQKEKE from the coding sequence ATGAATAAGGTACAATGTGAGTGCGGTCACATAAATCCAGAGGGGACACATCTATGTGAATCATGTGGTAATCCAATAGGAGTAAAAGAGATAAAAGACCAACAAAAACTATTGGATATGAAATATGAAGGAACTGCAAGACGGTCTCAAACTTATAAAAAAACGATTGTTGATAAAATATGGAACTTCTTTTCATCGGTTAAGGTAGGGATATGGATCATTGTCTTACTTTTAATAGCCTCGGCTCTTGGAACCGTTTTTCCACAGGAAATGTATATTCCTCCGACAGCAACTCCAAGTGAGTTTTACAAGGATGAATATGGAGTTCTCGGGCAATTGTATTATCAGTTAGGTTTTCATAATTTATATGGTTCCTGGTGGTACATGATTTTGGTAGCTTCATTAGGTATCTCACTTGTAATTGCGAGTTTAGATCGATTTGTGCCATTATATCGAGTATTGAAAAAGCAAGGTGTTTCTAGACACAATTCGTTTATGAAGCGACAAAGATTATATAGTTCTACTAAAACAAATGAAATGAACCTAGAGTTAATAAAAGAAAGGTTAGAATCAAGCCGCTATAAGGTAAAAGAAGAGAATGGAAACTTACTAGCTGAAAAAGGCCGCTTTTCTAGATGGGGTCCTTATGTTAATCACTGTGGATTAATTATCTTTTTAATCGGCGGTATGCTGCGATTTTTTCCAGGCATGTATGTCGATGAAGTCCTTTGGTTAAGAGAAGGTGAGACACAAGTTATTCCTGGAACCGATGGACAGTATTATTTAGAAAATAAAAAATTCACTATGGAAACATATGAAAAAGACAAAGAAAATGAAGTTTTTTCGGATGCCATTACTCGTGTAGGAGATGGAAGTATTGTTAAAGATTTTCAGTCTGATGTTGTTCTATACGAAAGAAAAGGCGAGTTTATCCATGGTGAAGAACCTAACCTTGAAAAAATAAAGCAGGCAGAAATTCAAGTAAATGAACCACTTAAATTCGATCGTTTTTCTCTCTATCAAGTTGATTATAAATTAAATGAATTAAATAAAATGACATTTAGTTTAATAGATAAAGAAACAGAAAAAGCTTTTGGACAAGTGACGGTTGATCTTCTAAATCCTCAATCAACCTATGATTTAGGAAATGGTTATAAAGTTGAACTTGCTACATACCTACCAGATTTTTTCTTTAAGGATGATGGGACTCCTTCCACTAAGACAAATGTTCCAAACAATCCTGCATTTGTCTTTAAAATGATAAGTCCTGAAAAACCTGAAGGTGAGACAAGTTTTGTTGCCATACAACAAACAATAGAGGCTTCAGGAGAAAATCAGTATAAGATGAAATTTGAAGGTGTTGAAACAAAAAATCTTACTGCACTAACTGTTAGAAAAGACTTAACACTATGGGTACTTGGGCTTGGCGGTGCAATCTTTATGATTGGTGTTCTCCAGGGAAGTTATTGGAATCACCGGAGAATCTGGATCAAACGCAATGAATCCGAAGTATTGATAGCTGGACATACAAATAAAAATTATTTTGCCTTAGCAAAGGAATTGAAAAAGATATTAGAAGGTACATCGTTAACATTACCTATTGATCAGAAGGAAAAGGAATAA
- the resA gene encoding thiol-disulfide oxidoreductase ResA has product MKKKRLLMRSIILILLLSAIGYTLYSNFFVSNEKIKVGSVAPDFLLTDLEGNKHKLSDYKGKGVFLNFWGTWCEPCEREMPYMENQYDYYKSQGVEVLAVNIAESNIAVESFVDKHDLTFPILLDKDRQVLNAYGVGPLPTTFLINPEGKVEHITSGSLTERMVADFMEQIKP; this is encoded by the coding sequence ATGAAGAAAAAGCGTTTACTCATGCGCTCTATTATTTTAATTCTATTGCTTAGTGCAATAGGTTATACATTATATTCTAATTTCTTTGTTAGTAATGAGAAAATAAAGGTTGGTAGTGTAGCACCCGATTTTTTATTAACAGATTTAGAGGGGAACAAACACAAGCTTTCTGATTATAAAGGAAAGGGAGTATTTTTAAATTTCTGGGGAACATGGTGTGAGCCTTGTGAACGTGAAATGCCATATATGGAGAATCAATACGATTATTATAAGTCACAAGGTGTTGAAGTGTTAGCAGTTAATATTGCTGAATCTAATATTGCTGTTGAAAGTTTTGTTGATAAACATGATTTAACATTCCCTATTCTCCTAGATAAAGACCGACAAGTCTTAAATGCTTACGGAGTTGGACCACTTCCAACTACTTTCCTTATTAACCCTGAAGGTAAAGTTGAACATATTACGTCAGGATCATTAACAGAAAGAATGGTAGCAGATTTTATGGAGCAGATAAAACCTTAA
- the rluB gene encoding 23S rRNA pseudouridine(2605) synthase RluB — MERLQKVIAHAGVASRRKAEQLILEGKVKVNGKVVKELGTKVTEQDRVEVEGIPLEREEPVYLLLYKPAGVISAAQDDKGRKVVTDFFPYIKQRIYPIGRLDYDTTGILLLTNDGEFANTLMHPRYEVEKTYVAKVKGIPPREKIRQLEKGVHLEDGKTAPAKVKVLSIDKKKQTSIIELKIHEGRNRQVRRMLEAIGHPVQKLKREQYAFLDLRGLTTGDSRELTPHEVKQLRALAKHGKQAQ; from the coding sequence ATGGAACGCTTACAGAAGGTAATAGCTCATGCAGGTGTGGCATCTAGACGAAAGGCTGAGCAGTTGATTTTAGAAGGTAAAGTAAAGGTAAATGGAAAAGTAGTAAAAGAACTTGGAACAAAGGTCACTGAACAAGATCGCGTTGAAGTGGAAGGTATACCATTAGAACGCGAGGAACCAGTATATTTACTGTTATATAAACCTGCAGGTGTTATTTCAGCGGCACAGGATGATAAAGGTCGGAAGGTTGTAACAGACTTTTTCCCATACATAAAACAACGGATTTATCCAATCGGAAGACTTGATTATGATACGACAGGAATTTTACTTCTTACAAATGATGGTGAGTTTGCCAATACTTTAATGCATCCACGCTATGAAGTTGAAAAAACATATGTTGCAAAAGTAAAAGGTATTCCTCCACGCGAGAAGATAAGACAACTTGAAAAAGGTGTACATCTTGAAGATGGAAAAACTGCACCAGCTAAGGTGAAAGTGTTATCCATTGATAAGAAAAAACAGACGTCCATTATCGAGTTGAAAATTCATGAAGGTCGTAATCGACAAGTTAGACGGATGCTGGAAGCAATTGGTCATCCTGTTCAAAAACTAAAAAGAGAGCAATATGCATTTCTTGATTTAAGAGGTCTTACAACTGGCGATTCAAGAGAATTAACACCACACGAAGTGAAGCAGCTTAGGGCATTAGCTAAACATGGGAAACAAGCACAGTAA